A DNA window from Ranitomeya imitator isolate aRanImi1 chromosome 2, aRanImi1.pri, whole genome shotgun sequence contains the following coding sequences:
- the LOC138664847 gene encoding olfactory receptor 11L1-like yields MSVKNETRVTEFILLGFGDLHRFNIVFFIFFLIIYLFTLMGNLLIIVLVSVNAHLQSPMYYFLSHLSLSDLVIATNTLPNMLGAILLGGKNITYLGCITQLYFFSGTTVTECFLLPVMSYDRYLAICSPLRYSSIMDVKCRICLSLCPWLLGLTLNFSVVLPISNFNFCHDNIINHFYCDLFPLQKLSCSDTSFVELEVFLFSLPMFICPCGFIVGTYAYIFHTIVKIPTTTGKQKAFSTCSSHLIVVGTFYGTLTAKYMIPSKGHTLLINKIVSLLHTVFTPLFNPIIYSLRNNEIKMALKKAFSQ; encoded by the coding sequence ATGTCTGTGAAGAACGAAACAAGAGTCACAGAATTCATTCTACTGGGTTTCGGAGACCTTCACCGCTTCAAtattgtatttttcatttttttccttatcATCTATTTATTTACCCTTATGGGAAATCTTCTTATCATTGTCTTAGTGTCAGTTAATGCCCACCTTCAGTCCCCCATGTATTACTTTTTAAGTCATCTTTCTTTATCTGACCTCGTGATTGCTACAAATACTCTTCCCAACATGCTGGGAGCCATTCTTCTGGGAGGGAAGAACATTACTTATCTCGGATGCATAACTCAGTTATATTTCTTCAGTGGTACAACTGTTACCGAATGTTTTCTACTTCCAGTGATGTCCTACGATCGATATCTGGCCATCTGCAGCCCCTTAAGATATTCTAGTATTATGGACGTGAAGTGTCGAATTTGCCTTTCACTATGTCCGTGGTTGCTGGGTCTGACACTCAATTTTAGTGTAGTCTTACCGATATCAAACTTTAACTTCTGCCATGACAATATTATTAACCATTTCTACTGCGACCTTTTCCCTCTTCAGAAGCTTTCTTGTTCAGATACGTCTTTTGTAGAACTGGAAGTTTTCCTGTTCTCTCTGCCAATGTTTATCTGCCCATGTGGTTTTATTGTTGGCACCTATGCTTATATCTTTCACACCATAGTAAAGATACCAACAACAACTGGCAAACAGAAAGCTTTCTCAACCTGCAGTAGTCATCTTATTGTTGTGGGAACATTTTACGGCACACTTACGGCTAAATACATGATCCCATCTAAAGGACACACCTTACTTATTAATAAGATTGTCTCCTTACTACACACCGTGTTTACTCCTTTGTTTAACCCTATAATATATAGCCTcagaaataatgaaataaagatggCACTTAAAAAGGCCTTTTCCCAATAA